The Methanolacinia petrolearia DSM 11571 genome has a segment encoding these proteins:
- the ftsZ gene encoding cell division protein FtsZ: MKSIVEEALSRANEDAEMIVDRPQDNDEELEEILRSLRTEITVVGCGGGGSNTVTRMAEEGIDGATLLAVNTDAQHLIRTKADKRILIGRQRTKGFGAGSVPQVGEEAALENEEEIRAVLSNSDMVFITAGLGGGTGTGSAPVIANAAREQGALTIAIVTLPFTAEGAIRMENAEAGLERLRDVADTVIVVPNDRLLEVVPRLPLHAAFKVSDEVLMRAVKGITELITQPGLVNLDFADVRTVMERGGVAMIGMGESDSEDKAADSVKKALRSPLLDVDISNASAALVNVVGGPDMTMEEAEGVVQEVYERIDPDARIIWGAQVDPEMHHKMRTMLVVTGVNSPQIYGRGEDSGTQSGQPRREYDIDFLR, from the coding sequence ATGAAATCAATTGTTGAAGAAGCGCTCAGCCGAGCAAACGAGGACGCAGAGATGATTGTTGACCGCCCTCAGGATAATGACGAGGAGCTCGAAGAGATCCTCCGCTCTCTAAGGACTGAAATTACTGTCGTGGGATGCGGTGGCGGAGGTTCAAATACTGTTACTAGAATGGCGGAAGAGGGAATCGACGGAGCAACCCTACTCGCCGTAAATACGGATGCCCAGCATCTGATAAGAACAAAGGCCGACAAGAGAATTCTCATCGGAAGACAGCGGACAAAGGGTTTTGGTGCAGGTTCGGTTCCCCAGGTGGGCGAAGAGGCGGCACTTGAAAACGAGGAGGAGATTCGTGCGGTTCTCTCCAACAGCGATATGGTCTTTATCACTGCAGGTCTCGGCGGTGGAACGGGTACCGGATCTGCACCCGTTATCGCTAATGCTGCACGCGAGCAGGGAGCGCTTACAATTGCGATCGTTACACTTCCGTTTACGGCTGAAGGTGCAATCCGTATGGAGAACGCGGAAGCCGGACTCGAGAGGCTCCGCGATGTCGCGGACACCGTAATCGTCGTTCCGAACGACCGCCTGCTTGAAGTCGTACCCCGCCTTCCACTGCACGCGGCCTTCAAAGTATCCGATGAAGTTTTGATGCGTGCCGTCAAAGGTATAACGGAACTTATCACACAGCCGGGGCTCGTCAACCTCGACTTCGCAGATGTCAGGACCGTCATGGAGCGTGGCGGCGTTGCAATGATCGGCATGGGTGAGAGTGACAGTGAAGATAAAGCCGCGGATTCGGTCAAGAAAGCACTCCGTTCCCCGCTCCTGGATGTGGATATATCCAATGCGTCGGCCGCTCTCGTCAATGTCGTCGGAGGTCCGGATATGACGATGGAGGAGGCCGAAGGAGTAGTCCAGGAGGTATACGAAAGGATTGATCCCGATGCGCGTATTATCTGGGGTGCCCAGGTCGATCCGGAGATGCACCACAAGATGCGCACCATGCTCGTCGTAACGGGGGTAAATTCCCCGCAGATCTACGGGCGCGGTGAAGATTCCGGTACACAATCCGGGCAGCCCCGCCGTGAATATGATATTGACTTTCTCAGGTGA
- a CDS encoding D-aminoacyl-tRNA deacylase translates to MQMLIAIVSSSLDPAGTAIRKSLLSMLGTDGSEDIVYGGHTLRFFETEDRLIYENNLDERTGADLVIFISRHTSKNPFPALTVHVTGNYGDAALGGEPRSLAAAAPEWIHAVLNELNKKAPTDYRVSYEVTHHGPTDLKTPSFFVEIGSSEKEWADENAAKAVASSLLEVLSAGSVSGIRIIGFGGNHYAARETETALNSNAAFGHIVHTRNIPLIDRAMVAQMIERTSADAAYIDKKALKGEDVRKIEELISETGLPLLSEGELRSISGLEWNTYLEIRKIAGAAVPGCHVEVRNLKGAGVPETFQVDRELILEAIKADKRDFFNNVDKMPVVCLYSADGNFQPIFISYKENRLQLINALITLCVKILRKGRGTTVEGDLLTLKKTRLDPRKAAELGIKKGPLLGELASGREVEVDGRKISPSMVLTVEEKTLRIPGLEGYL, encoded by the coding sequence ATGCAGATGCTTATTGCGATAGTCAGTTCTTCGCTCGATCCGGCAGGAACGGCGATAAGGAAGTCGCTTTTATCGATGCTTGGTACAGACGGGTCTGAAGATATTGTGTACGGCGGCCACACACTCCGCTTCTTCGAGACCGAAGACCGGCTGATCTACGAGAACAATCTTGACGAACGAACCGGTGCCGACCTGGTAATCTTCATATCCCGGCACACGAGCAAAAATCCCTTCCCCGCCCTGACAGTTCACGTGACTGGAAACTATGGCGATGCCGCACTCGGCGGAGAACCCCGGTCGCTTGCCGCGGCAGCGCCCGAATGGATACATGCGGTCTTAAATGAGCTCAATAAAAAAGCCCCCACGGACTACAGGGTTTCTTACGAGGTGACGCACCACGGCCCGACAGATCTTAAGACTCCCTCCTTTTTCGTCGAGATCGGCAGTTCCGAAAAAGAGTGGGCTGATGAGAATGCCGCGAAGGCCGTCGCATCCTCTCTCCTTGAAGTTCTCTCCGCCGGAAGTGTAAGCGGGATCAGGATCATCGGTTTCGGCGGCAATCATTATGCGGCAAGGGAGACCGAAACTGCACTGAATTCGAATGCTGCCTTCGGTCACATCGTACACACGAGAAATATTCCCCTGATCGATCGTGCGATGGTTGCACAGATGATTGAAAGGACATCCGCAGATGCCGCGTACATCGATAAAAAGGCGCTGAAAGGTGAGGATGTCAGAAAGATCGAGGAGCTGATCTCCGAAACAGGACTCCCTTTGCTGTCCGAGGGGGAACTCCGCTCGATTTCCGGCCTTGAATGGAACACATATCTTGAAATAAGGAAGATCGCCGGAGCGGCGGTTCCCGGCTGTCACGTGGAAGTCCGGAATCTTAAAGGAGCGGGAGTTCCCGAAACATTTCAGGTCGACAGGGAGCTGATCCTGGAGGCAATAAAGGCGGATAAAAGAGATTTTTTCAACAATGTCGATAAAATGCCGGTGGTATGCCTCTACTCTGCAGACGGAAATTTTCAGCCAATTTTTATCTCGTATAAGGAAAATAGATTACAACTGATAAATGCTTTAATTACTTTGTGTGTTAAAATCTTACGCAAAGGAAGAGGTACGACCGTGGAAGGCGATCTCCTGACCCTGAAAAAGACGCGTCTTGATCCCCGTAAGGCTGCAGAATTGGGGATTAAAAAAGGTCCCCTGCTTGGAGAGCTTGCTTCAGGCAGGGAAGTGGAGGTCGACGGCAGAAAGATCAGCCCGTCCATGGTTCTTACAGTTGAGGAGAAGACCCTCAGAATACCCGGGTTGGAAGGATATCTATGA
- a CDS encoding TIGR00725 family protein, protein MQIGVIGASECEGDLEEIAEETGRLIAKSGAVLVCGGRGGVMEAACRGADGEGGMTLGILPDMSSGNPYLGAVVKSNLGIARNALVTGSSDAIIAVGGAYGTLSEIAMALKMEIPVFGLETWDIPGVVVCKTTEEAVSKAVLAAENRM, encoded by the coding sequence ATGCAGATCGGAGTGATCGGCGCATCGGAATGTGAAGGGGATCTTGAAGAGATAGCAGAAGAGACGGGTCGTCTCATTGCCAAGAGCGGTGCAGTTCTCGTATGCGGAGGGAGAGGCGGCGTGATGGAGGCCGCATGCCGCGGTGCTGATGGAGAGGGAGGGATGACACTCGGAATACTGCCCGACATGTCGTCCGGGAATCCTTATCTCGGTGCCGTTGTGAAGTCGAACCTCGGGATCGCCAGGAATGCACTTGTCACCGGCTCTTCTGATGCGATAATTGCGGTCGGCGGTGCATACGGGACATTGTCCGAGATTGCGATGGCACTGAAGATGGAGATACCTGTCTTCGGTCTTGAAACGTGGGACATCCCCGGAGTTGTCGTGTGCAAAACCACTGAAGAAGCGGTTTCCAAAGCAGTTTTAGCCGCTGAAAACAGAATGTGA
- the ileS gene encoding isoleucine--tRNA ligase — MKEVTSSFNAKELESEISSFWKDEEIYRKVKEHRSDCPDYFFVDGPPYTTGHIHLGTAWNKILKDTILRFRRMNGLNVIDRAGYDMHGLPIEVRVENELGFKSKKDIESFGISNFIEKCKNFAVVHKDIMSEQFKNLGVWMDFDNPYQTISPDYVESAWWVLKRAEEKKLLEKGFRVVNWCPRCETAIADSEVEYWDETDPSIFVKFPVRGKESEYLVIWTTTPWTLPGNVATAVKEDFVYAKVEAEKEGKREYLWIADELVEDVLRKGRYSDFNIVEKATGADLAGTVYDSPLADYVPAQKEITHRVVTADYVTLENTGMVHIAPGHGWDDYLVGQKEGLDILCPVDGTGMMTVDAGEFAGLYVKDANPKVIEALGDYLLAEMKITHRYGHCWRCKTPIISRATEQWFIAIPRIKQQMLDEIAKVKWYPDWAGSARFHDFVADSRDWCISRQRYWGIPIPVWKCDSCGKQEVFGTIAELNERAGSHLEDPHRPYVDEITFGCSCGGTMKRVEDIFDVWFDSAMASWATIGYPREKERFEKLWPADFITEGQDQTRGWFYSQLGASTIAFDRAPYKKVMMHGFSLDSDGRKMSKSLGNVVTPEEIIERVGVDVLRMYILSASAPWDDLKFNWEGVKTTNRAMNILWNVYRFPLPYMILDSFAPETGESGVWDADYIRKNIKEMPVEDRWIISRINTLCSQVSVDIENCELHKASRNIINCILEDISRWYVQLIRQRMWLEEEAVEKIQAYETMYYVMRRLIEVIAPMAPYISESIYQNLRTNSDPRSVHMLDWYPGDEKLIDSGLETDMDVIRSFDEAVATARQDGKRKLRWPVAETIVITSDDTVASAIEDMNELCKQRANSLKVSVVKGSWERMEFEAEAVMRAIGPEFGKEGPKVKAAIESADAAELKNGILKDGFYETDGFRVTEKHVVFNEKLPENVFSAEMQGGVVCVDVTLTDEIEAEGFSREIIRRIQEMRRQLDLKVEEYITAGVAIDDDRIAVLVSGGWKDGIMSEVRAKEMVFEEGTLKGDFDLVQDWDVEGIKIKIGISGNN, encoded by the coding sequence TTGAAAGAAGTTACAAGCAGTTTTAATGCAAAGGAACTGGAGTCTGAAATAAGTTCTTTCTGGAAAGACGAGGAGATCTACCGGAAGGTAAAAGAGCATAGATCAGACTGCCCTGACTACTTTTTCGTAGACGGGCCGCCATACACGACAGGACATATACATCTCGGGACGGCATGGAACAAGATCCTTAAAGACACAATCCTCAGGTTCAGGAGGATGAACGGCCTCAATGTCATAGACCGCGCCGGATACGACATGCACGGCCTTCCTATAGAGGTCAGGGTCGAGAACGAACTAGGATTCAAATCCAAAAAGGACATCGAGTCCTTCGGGATCTCGAACTTCATCGAGAAATGCAAGAATTTCGCAGTCGTCCACAAGGATATCATGTCCGAGCAGTTCAAAAATCTCGGTGTATGGATGGACTTCGACAATCCCTACCAGACGATCAGCCCCGACTATGTAGAATCCGCGTGGTGGGTCCTGAAGCGTGCCGAAGAGAAAAAACTTCTGGAGAAAGGTTTTCGTGTAGTCAACTGGTGCCCGCGCTGTGAAACAGCGATCGCAGACTCGGAGGTCGAATACTGGGACGAGACCGATCCCTCGATATTCGTCAAGTTCCCGGTAAGAGGGAAAGAGAGCGAATACCTAGTGATCTGGACGACAACCCCGTGGACACTTCCGGGAAACGTGGCTACCGCGGTAAAAGAGGACTTCGTTTACGCAAAGGTCGAGGCGGAGAAGGAAGGGAAGCGCGAGTACTTGTGGATCGCGGACGAACTCGTGGAAGATGTCCTCAGAAAAGGAAGATATTCTGACTTCAATATTGTCGAAAAGGCCACCGGAGCCGATCTTGCCGGAACCGTTTACGACTCCCCTCTTGCAGATTATGTCCCGGCGCAGAAAGAGATCACTCACAGGGTCGTAACCGCAGACTATGTTACCCTCGAGAATACCGGAATGGTCCATATCGCACCCGGGCACGGGTGGGACGACTACCTCGTAGGCCAGAAAGAAGGCCTTGACATCCTCTGCCCGGTAGACGGCACGGGTATGATGACTGTAGATGCGGGTGAATTCGCAGGCCTTTATGTGAAGGACGCAAACCCGAAGGTAATCGAGGCCCTCGGCGATTATCTCCTTGCCGAGATGAAGATCACACACAGATACGGCCACTGCTGGCGCTGCAAGACCCCGATCATCTCCCGTGCTACAGAGCAGTGGTTCATTGCAATCCCGCGTATAAAGCAGCAGATGCTCGACGAGATCGCGAAGGTCAAATGGTACCCCGACTGGGCGGGAAGCGCGAGATTCCACGACTTCGTCGCAGATTCCAGAGACTGGTGCATCTCAAGGCAGAGATACTGGGGTATACCGATTCCGGTATGGAAATGTGATTCATGCGGGAAGCAGGAGGTCTTCGGGACGATCGCCGAACTAAACGAAAGAGCGGGATCACACCTGGAAGACCCCCACAGGCCGTACGTGGACGAGATCACGTTCGGGTGCTCCTGCGGCGGGACGATGAAGAGGGTTGAGGATATCTTCGACGTCTGGTTCGATTCGGCAATGGCGTCCTGGGCAACGATCGGTTACCCGAGAGAGAAGGAGCGCTTCGAAAAACTTTGGCCGGCAGACTTCATCACCGAAGGCCAGGACCAGACGAGAGGATGGTTCTACTCGCAGCTTGGTGCATCGACCATCGCCTTTGACCGTGCGCCGTACAAAAAGGTAATGATGCACGGATTCTCGCTCGACTCCGATGGCAGGAAGATGTCTAAGTCCCTCGGCAATGTAGTAACTCCTGAAGAGATCATAGAAAGGGTAGGTGTGGATGTCCTGCGCATGTATATCCTTTCGGCAAGCGCCCCGTGGGACGACCTCAAGTTCAACTGGGAGGGCGTAAAGACTACAAACAGGGCGATGAACATCCTCTGGAATGTCTACAGGTTCCCCCTGCCGTATATGATACTCGATTCATTCGCTCCTGAAACAGGAGAGTCAGGTGTCTGGGATGCGGACTACATCAGGAAGAACATCAAAGAGATGCCTGTCGAGGACAGGTGGATCATCTCGAGGATAAACACACTCTGTTCTCAGGTTTCAGTAGATATAGAAAACTGCGAACTCCACAAGGCTTCAAGAAATATCATAAACTGCATCCTCGAAGATATCTCCCGCTGGTACGTCCAGCTTATCAGGCAGAGGATGTGGCTCGAGGAAGAGGCGGTCGAAAAGATCCAGGCCTACGAGACGATGTATTACGTAATGAGAAGGCTCATCGAAGTAATTGCGCCGATGGCCCCGTATATCTCTGAGAGCATATACCAAAACCTCAGGACCAACTCCGATCCCAGGAGTGTCCATATGCTCGACTGGTACCCGGGCGACGAGAAACTCATCGACAGCGGTCTTGAGACCGATATGGACGTTATACGCTCGTTCGACGAAGCCGTTGCGACTGCAAGGCAGGATGGAAAGAGAAAACTCCGCTGGCCTGTCGCAGAGACAATCGTAATCACATCCGACGACACGGTCGCTTCCGCAATCGAAGACATGAACGAACTCTGCAAACAGCGTGCCAACTCGCTGAAGGTCTCGGTCGTAAAAGGTTCATGGGAAAGGATGGAATTCGAGGCAGAGGCGGTTATGAGAGCCATCGGTCCGGAGTTCGGTAAGGAAGGGCCGAAGGTAAAGGCGGCAATCGAGAGTGCCGATGCGGCAGAGCTGAAGAATGGTATCCTCAAAGACGGTTTCTACGAGACTGACGGTTTCAGGGTAACGGAAAAGCATGTCGTATTCAATGAAAAACTTCCTGAAAACGTATTCTCGGCAGAGATGCAGGGCGGAGTCGTGTGCGTGGACGTCACCCTTACCGACGAAATTGAGGCAGAAGGATTCTCAAGAGAGATAATAAGGAGAATCCAGGAGATGCGCAGGCAACTCGACCTGAAGGTGGAGGAGTATATCACCGCCGGGGTTGCAATCGACGACGACCGTATTGCCGTGCTTGTATCTGGAGGATGGAAGGACGGAATAATGAGCGAGGTCCGTGCAAAAGAGATGGTCTTTGAAGAAGGTACGCTTAAAGGCGACTTCGATCTCGTTCAGGACTGGGATGTCGAGGGCATCAAAATAAAGATCGGAATTTCGGGAAACAACTGA
- a CDS encoding tRNA(His) guanylyltransferase Thg1 family protein, with protein sequence MFGNEIFSGLTAIPPVYVRLDGRAFHAMTREAGFKKPFDEDFMSVMSSVASSLISESGLEPVFAYVFSDEISLYFGNLPFGGRVEKIDSVCASYAAGAFMAVSGSKAPVSFDARIVFTTEADAPGYLEWRQREAWRNHINAYCQYALISEGMSSRKAADLLKGMKSADMHEMMYKRGVNLSKTPSWQRRGVIVRREQYTKTGYNPVEKKEVLTERSKVTIDDNPPLFHTEEGREYILGIIKN encoded by the coding sequence ATGTTCGGAAACGAAATATTCAGCGGTCTTACGGCTATCCCTCCCGTATATGTACGGCTGGACGGCAGGGCTTTTCACGCGATGACCCGCGAAGCCGGGTTCAAGAAGCCTTTCGATGAGGATTTTATGAGTGTCATGTCCTCCGTAGCCTCATCGCTCATATCCGAAAGCGGGCTGGAACCCGTATTCGCATACGTTTTTTCCGATGAGATCAGCCTATATTTCGGTAATCTGCCCTTCGGCGGTCGAGTTGAAAAGATAGATTCGGTCTGTGCCTCCTATGCGGCAGGGGCGTTCATGGCTGTTTCAGGATCAAAGGCTCCTGTATCTTTCGATGCGAGGATTGTCTTTACGACCGAAGCTGACGCTCCCGGTTACCTTGAATGGAGGCAGAGGGAAGCATGGAGAAATCACATCAACGCCTACTGTCAGTATGCGCTGATCTCAGAAGGAATGTCTTCCCGCAAGGCCGCAGATCTCCTGAAAGGGATGAAGTCTGCGGATATGCACGAGATGATGTATAAAAGGGGCGTTAATCTCTCCAAGACTCCTTCGTGGCAGAGGCGGGGCGTCATCGTCAGGCGCGAGCAATATACGAAGACCGGATATAATCCTGTTGAAAAAAAAGAGGTCCTGACCGAAAGGTCGAAGGTCACAATCGATGATAATCCTCCTCTGTTCCATACAGAAGAAGGAAGGGAATACATCCTCGGGATAATTAAGAATTAA
- a CDS encoding PRC-barrel domain-containing protein, which produces MKTQITDLFGMEVYTDKSVRVGIVDDAVLNVDTKKVDFLAVGELNPDLFQLKGFKGIRVPFRIIKSVGDIIIIRHFNSMFPSQGPED; this is translated from the coding sequence ATGAAGACTCAAATAACGGATCTTTTTGGGATGGAAGTATATACGGACAAATCCGTGAGGGTGGGTATTGTCGACGATGCTGTTTTGAATGTAGATACGAAGAAGGTAGATTTTCTTGCGGTAGGCGAGCTGAATCCTGATCTCTTCCAGCTTAAGGGCTTTAAAGGCATCAGGGTGCCTTTCCGTATTATAAAATCGGTTGGGGACATTATCATCATCCGGCACTTCAACAGCATGTTCCCGTCGCAGGGACCCGAGGACTGA